The genome window gttagcggtatgtgggaccactttgtctgcacgacggggccagtgacggcgacatggttgatgctgcggtagtggtcccgcttctgccgcttggtgtcgaagtcagtgctggaccccccagttatcatgtgaatgactccgcgatatggttggtcGGCGAAGtattcctgctttggggcgtgggggatgttttgatgttgctgatgTGGTggtggggtggaggaggtacgatttgtacttcctgatggtgttggtaagcgtggtgcggtggatgcggggcgggagcgtggatatatggcgggggggttgctggtaattgtgcgcgacaattctggggttgtcggatggctgcgcccgtgccattctgtctctggtggccttcgtttcggggcagactttggtttggtgggcgcagtcttcgccatggaagaggcagtagaatcggcgcggcggctgcgcacgccctcggcccctaccacgagttccatttccgcggccctggggggatattcctggcgacgagggggtcagcagcgggatgctggttggcgatgttgtgcacttgctgctgactacggccgtctcgaccggagtctggctacggagtcctcgtccacgtgcggctggactgcggggcatctttgggtttccgctgtgactcaaccttgcgctggtggagctcttcggatttggaatatttttcaaagagctgatatagctcctggaggttcttgggcggatctctgatacagtggctgtagaggacgccggcgcgaaggccactgatggcgtagtggatggcaatctgatcatcaacggagggcagctgtgacttgagtgttaaaaatttgcggtaatactcccgcagagtctccttttccagctgcttgtagagcgagagctcggccaaggcgtcggtgtctgggcggtacccttggaagttgagcaggaacttgtccctgagacttctccaggaatcgatggacagcggaggcaatctggtgaaccaggtgagagctgggccctcgagggcgatgatgaaagacttcgccattgtggcatcgtcccctccggcggatgcaacagcgacctgatagctcattatatattgcgccgggtcggtgctgccgttgtacttgggataggtccctgctcggaagttagctggccaaggcgtcacttgcaggtgtggcgccaggggacttcgctcgtcgagatagttgaccccttggaatggcgcggcgtgctggaaggtgtattcgcgctgggggaaacgcgggtcttccggttgtgctcggtgttgcaggggtggcccatgctgcaggccgaggtggccttcgcgctgcatcagcgcgatttcgcgctcgaggtcctgggccttctgctcttcgtcgcgtatcatttgccgcactttggctagtgcggacacacgctggcacttggcctccagtatctctttctgcctctggaggttgcggttcttgaggcgcagggcgcgcagctgtagctgttcttccgctgagacgccgaggacttcaccatcctcggtgaggtccgcgccttccggtggggcgaagcctgggggtggctgcgattgtccttcagggccgcaggtgtggagagtgtcgtcttcgcaggtgcggggaacattgtcttcagtggcctcttggtgggtggattgggtgagggcgagggccttgccctttcttgcggcgagcagtgctgccttcgcagcctcgtcagccttcgggttagctctcttgggtgtcatcgcgggtggttttttcgtagcacgaacggtgggcactaaatgttggaacttgctctcagtcgcaaggaggccaacaagagtgaacagtgttgacaacagggttacgtgttagaaggcaatagctctgttgatctggcctcccacgggcactgttcaggggtatttataggtacctgggcgcccagcgccttgagctaaggacgcatgtgccctcagctacctaggttatccccagaatattcccatacagcggggttacagactgtaattacagggatgcctttacaaattaggcccgtaacacgcggcggccacgcagggcccgttacaatgggccggatcgcacgtgggcctctgagctggacgaggccgcactgtgggatgacttcgtcgcaggacttcgtctggtgccgatcaggcgaagtgtgtccctgcctgttttgtctctgtcaggcagcggctgcagcgaaagtATCGAGCGAAggatggcgtctttgccttcgtccCAACAGCGTACACGAGAGTGTGGACGTGGGGTGGGGCCGTGGGGGCGGGAGCGTGCTAACGCGGACGGGAATAGGCGAGGGCGCGGGGCGAGGAGGGCAGGTTGTGAACGCTGAGACTAAATTTttaatatagtagtatagataAGCTGTGTTAAACACCACGACGACGACGTAGAGCAGTAGTCCACCACCGTCCACGAGTCCGTCTTCGCATGCGTCCAAGGTTAGGTCAATACAATTGCGCGGACCTTTATTGATTCATCAGGTTAACAATTTTTGTCCGGTAAAGTGGCTTTCGGCTATGTCAGGGTCAGTTCCCGCCGGCGGCGCCACTCCCGGCCAAGTCCGACGATCCGCCTAGGCTTAATCTGGAGCACACGCTGGGAGAGCGAGATCCACTCGGGATACTGCTTTCGGGAAAAGGCGTGGCCACAGATTGTCGTCTGTAATCTTTATCTGCGACTGCGAGGCTGCGTGGATCGGAAGGGCATGCGACTGCCTCTAAAATTAAAGCTGGTTGGTTGTTGACGCAGAGGAGAAGAGTGCTACGAAGCACATGATTGAGATTGAGTTGACTGGAGATTAGGTTATTATTGTTGACTTGATTACGCGTGCGCACTCAGGTTGAGGTCAACACGTACAACTCATGATGCCATTGCTTATCAGGTGGCAATGGCTTTGGTATGCAGGCAGATTATTAACAGCCATATTATCTTTTACCATCTCGAATTTGTTTGGTTGTTTCGCAGCCCGTACGTGACAGCCACATGCATGTATGGCCTGTTCAAAATTCGCAACTTGCGTAGTCCGTTTTTGCTTGATGGACACATTCGCTACTTATTTTTAGCCGTGTATTTCGTATATTCCATATTGGATCGGATTGCGATGGCTTTGTGATTCTAgtgtaagagcatctccaagagactagctaaatagcTTGTTAAGCTAAATTTTAGTTACTTAATAGTAAAATAGTTGTTAGACTAGTCATTTAACTTGTCAAGCTATCTGGCTCTCTAAATTAACTATCTCACTAACCAAATTTGACTAACTCTCATGTAGCCAAGCTAAATTGTATGTTGGAGAGTGTTGGAATGAGATGTTATATATAGAGTTTAATCTTTATGGAAAGATAAATAAATAGTCAAATAGAGAGTTTAAAATAAAGAGTCTCTTGTAGATGCTTAAAAAAGAATTAGGGTAGACCTCATATATAAGAGATCGATTGCACTCAGACGTAAACAATGGATCCGTTAAATAAGATTTGATGTTAATATGTTAGATATATAATGTGTTGTCTctaaacatgtaaccaattgaACATATGTAATCCCCCCAAAGAACATAGTATGATCTAATTGCATTGGCTTTCCCACGCGTAAGAAGAAGAAAAAGCAAACTAAATCTTCATTTGAGTTTGTGCATTCGAATTACTCGATTCGAAGATCCTTTTATGTCACTTGTAATATGCAAAATTTGATTCAATTTCTAAGCGAGTTAAcgaggtgtttgaatgcactaaagcTAATAGTTAATTGGCTAAAATATTAATGGTAGAATTATCTAGCTAATAAATAGCTagataactattaactaatttactaaaatagctaatagttgGACTATTAGCTATAGTGTTTAGATGTTACCCgcaaattttagccactaactaatcgttctagtgcattcaaatatcTATATGGTACCAGGTGAAAACCTACTCCACCAGCATGGGTGGTGACACGCCGGCACCAATATAGTATCATGCTCGTCGTTGGTGGAGTCACCTTACAACTTTTCAGGCCCATATATATACACGTTATAAGCAAATTAATTATAAATGCATATTACTATAACTAATGGAATAAATCAAAAGATTCTTAAAACTAGCTGAAAGGCCTGGTGCAACACATTGAAAGAAATGTCGCAACAAACCGAAAGAGTTGCAACAAGTTGGGAAGAAGGGACCTATCGAAATCGAGGTAGTAACCAGATCAAAACTGACAGACGGCAATTCTCAATTTGAAAAACaaatagggtgtttggtttaaggaatgagctagtccatcatcttctcactcctcactattttgtttggtttgtggaatggaatgagttgatctaTCATCACCTTATTCCTCATAATtaattagttagtactaatatgaggaacgTGGTCATtctaccaaatttgaggaataaaCCTATGATGAACTAGCTCAATTTAAATGTAgtgattccttaaaccaaacaccTCCAAAATGAATATGCAACACTAGAACTAATAGGTAGCTACTAAAATTAGTCAAGACATCCAAACaatctagctaatagttcagttattagctatttttagcaaATTAACTATAGTTAACTAGTTATTTATTAGATAACTAATTCTACTAGCAATTTTAAAGCAACTAattattatctctagtgcattcaaacaccactTAGTCTAATCATCTAAATAAATGTTGAAGTGATAATCTAGCTTAGTTAACGTTTGTCATCATCTAAATAAAGCTAGGTTGCAGTGATAATCTAGCTTAATTAATGTTTTTCGTTCTACTCCGAAGCATGTTCATCATATACATCTGCACTTTCAAAGATTTTATTCGACAATTTCCATGATTCAATCCACTTGGGGTATCCTTTGTTTAATGGAGAGAGAAAAAAATGAACTACTAAATCTATTGTATCTATCTACACTGCTTCTTCCTCCCCTTGCATCTCAAGAAAGCGAAAATTAGGCTGAATTCTCCCCTTCCTTGTGTCAATATATCGATGCATATGCACGGCTATCTAGAAGAAGCCTTTGCCAGCCCGACCAGCCTCACCGGCGAcggcatcctcctcctcttgtcgGCCTCGGATATCGTCTCGAGCCCCGGCGACCACGGCCTCTCCGCCCGCGCACGCACGAGCTGCATGTAGTGCTTCCTCAGCTCCGGCGTGCTGCACAGCTGCTCCGCCGCCACGGCGCCGCACTTGCCGCCGCCGCACGACGTGATCACCTTCTCGATGAACTCGGGCAAGATCCTGATGAGCGGCGCACCGTCAGAGCCCGTGACGTACTCGAACGGGGACGCTGCTGCGCCGGCGAGGGGCACGTTCGCGGCGGAGGACGGCGAGAGCTTGGAGAGCGTCGCGGCGGTGAGCGCCTGGCTGCAGGAGAAGCGTGCCGCGGGGAGCACGAAGTAGGTGCGCCCGGCCACGAGCCGCTCGCACGGAGAGAGGGCCGGGACTGGCAGGCCGATAAAGAAGGAGTCCGCGGCGCAGACGAGGTGCTGGTCAGGGAGCTCCGCCATGACGTCCCCGGCGGTGATGGACGGCCGCTCGTCGGCCATCCTCGATGACCCGCCCCAGAACACCAGCCGCGCCGCAGCGCCGCGCGCGTACCCGGGGCACAGACAAGGGGAGAGGCCGTTGCCCATGGCGAGGGAGGGAGCCTAGACAGTCAGAAACTTCTAGAAGTTGCGACGGTGAAGGTTTTGAATTGGTGTTGAATGGTAGCTTGGGCCTTGGGGAGGCGTCGTGTGGAGAACTAGAGATCCATTTATAGGGGAGGGTTGACCTCGTAGGGCCTGACTCCGTAATGGTCAGAGGTTGCCGTTTGATTTATTATTTGGGTTATACCTAGAGAGTTGACCACCGATAGTGTTGAAGATCAGAACAGTCGGCCTTAGTTTAATGAGTATGAGTTTTTTACATTGGTCCCCTAGTTTCGCCACGGCACTCGTTGCTATTCTTAGTTTTTCTTCTTGCTCAGTTTTTCCCTTCAACACTCATTTTGTGCTCAGCATTCACATCACAGGAATACGTGAGTCTTTCTGTCAGTTAGCTTTTCTTACAGGTGGACCCACAACTCTTACATGTGAGGCCCGCTTCACCGACTTTCCCCTTCTCTTCTTCCAAATCCAATCGGCCGTCAGTCGGCACAACGAAGAACACTCGCTGGCCGCATCCATCGTCCCCTCAAGCGCTAGACGACCGGCTCTCCACGGCGTGGTGGCCTGCCGGTTCTCCGGTGTGGGGCGAATCTCCGGCGCGCGGCCTGCTAGTTCTCCAACGCGACGCGCGCGGTCTGCTGCGCCTCCGGCCACCGTGCGAGCGAGAGCAGGATCCACGGCGCGACGGCCTACCGGTTCTCTGACGTGCAGCCTTCCTTCGCCTCCAGCCTCCACACAAGCAAGAGCAGGCTCGGCACGCCCCAAGCCGTCTCCTCCATGCCGGCAGCTCCACTCCTCCGCTCACCCCAGCCCTCTCCTCCATGCTAGCTAGCAGTTTCTCTCCTTCCATGCCGGCAACAAATCTCCTCTAGGCTTACGCAACAGCAGCACCTGCTCCTCTCTTTTAGTCCTCCAATTCCACGCTGGGACGGATCCGCGGACGAATCGGCCTACCTGGCGGACGGATCGGCGACGCGGCAGGAGTCTTCTTCACCGGCGCCTGGCAGATCTGCGGCGCGCGGCCTTCCGGGTGGACggatcttcggtatatcctcggcgtCGCGGCTTGCTTCACCAGGGAAGAAGAGGCTCCGGGACGGATCTCCGCCGCGCCGTGGAGGGAGGAATCCGTAGACGGCGTTGGTCTTCGGCGCGCGGCCTACCGGCTTGCTTCACCTGCTTCGTGGGGGTGCCCCGCCGTGAGGGAGGAATCCGCCGCCGCCGGGAGGGAGAAATCCGCTGCCGATCTGCGAGCAGTTGGTCCGTGCCCCGTGCCTCCAGGAATCTGCGAGCAACTGCTCCGTGCCTCCAGGAATCCGCGAGCAGCTGCCCCGTGCCTCGAGTCCGCGGATATGGTCGCCTCTACTGCTGTGTGCCTCCAGGTTAGGGTTTAGTGTTCGGCCGAACATCCTCCGCGCCTCCAGTTGGTCCCGCGCTCTCCTGCACCGCACATCCTCGGTGGTGGCCTGCTTCTTCGACGGCGCGATGTAAGTCACCTTCTCATGGTAGCCTGGCGATCTTCTCCAGTGCTGGTGTTCATGCTCTTAGCAGATGATTGGAGCAAGCAAAAAATGTCTTCTTGGATTAGTTCATGCACACCTTAGATTAGTAAACTGAAATTTGCTAACTCCGATGGATGTTCCTGCTCTTAGTTCATGCTGTTGTTCATGCTCTTAGCAGATGATTGCTTAAAATTTGCTAACTAAAATTTGCAAACTGAAGCAAAGCTACTAGTTGTTTGCTTGATTACCATTTTTTCTTTATCAATGTGTAACAACAGCAGTTTTAACTGAGAGAAAGATTTAATTGTGTTTGTGTTTAGTAGCATGGATTCACGCATGTCGCAGGCGAGcggctcctccgatggaggacaaGGATGGCCCAGGTATGGTCCGGTGTCGCTTATTCGGTGCCCCAAATGCGAAAGGTCGGAGTCACTTGTTAGACTCAGATCAAAAAGGTGGGAGAACGGGAATTTTGGTCGAGAGTTCGTGAAGTGTGAAAGCAAGCCACAACAATATAAGGTATTTCCTTATTTGCCCATTATGGTTGATTTCATTTTTGTGCTTACTACTGAATTGTGCAACGAACACAAGTCTGCACATTGAAGGAGCAAGCAGAGGAAGGCACATTCAGTTATTTCAGCACATTCAGTTCAAACATTCAGTTAGGTGAACAAGTCTGCACCGAGCACAAGTCTGCAGATAGGTGCACAATTAGTTCAAACATTCAGTTACAAGTCTGCAGATAGGTGCACAGTCAGTTCAAACATTCAGTTATTTGAGCAGATAGGTGCACAGTTTGCAAATTTAATGACAGTACCAAATTCAGCTACCAGTGCTATTTAATGACAGTACCAAATTCAGCTAAATCTCAGCTACAAGTCCGCAACGAGCCTTTTCTTGATTTTTGCCTTCCTCATAATCTTGGTCGTTGTATTCTTCGTTGGACTGTCTTCAGTTGTACGTGCAACCTCTTTTCCtctcttccttttcttttccctACACAAAACATGAAAATAGTAAATAATCATGTGAATTTTAGAAACTTGAAAAAATAAAGTATATTTTAGATGAATATAACCTTGACGAGGCAGCAATGGAGGATAGCACCAAAGCAAGGTCGGAGGGCTCTACCATAGCAAGACCAACAGAGGAGGGAACGACAGAAGCAGCAGAGGAGGGCACGATAGAAGCAGCAGAGGAAGGCACAACAGAGGCAGCAGAGGAAGGCACGACAGAGGAGGGTACCACAGAGCCAACAGAGGAAGGCACGACAAAGGAGGGTACTTGTGGCTCTAGTAGTTGTAGTGACTGATCCAGTGGCACTTGTGGCTCTAGTGACTGATCATCTCCAAAAGTTGTATCTAGTGCCAATTGTGGCTCTAGTGGTTGATCCTCTCCAAAAGCTAGATCTACTGCATTTTTGCAATTTCTCGCAATATGTCCTAATCCTCCACACCTTTTGCATTTTCTCTTCCTTGGTCCAAGTCCACTACCCTCGGCACTTGACCTTATTCTAGTTTTTCTTGGTCTTCCTGGTGCTCTAGTCTAGACTAGAGGGTTGAGAACGAAACCAGGATTCACGACCTCCCACTGATGCTTTGCCTCTATGGAAGGCACATTCTCAGCATATGTTGCTTTGAACTTGGCAATAGAGTAGTACTTATGTACATATTGATCAATTTCGCTGGCTACACCACGAAGAGAAGTAATGAAAAATAGGGCATGGGTGCATGGCAGCCCGGTAATCTGCCACTGCCTACAAGTGCATGTCCTGTTCGATAAGTCCACTGGATATCTCCATTCCCTCTTTTCTTTGTCCAACACCGTCACCTCTGCCTCAAGCGGTCTGTGCTTGATGAAAGACATTTTCAAACCTCTGGTCTTTTCATGCAATGTCTTCATCACAACTGGGATTATCATGTGGCCATGAAACCTCTCAAGTGCAATTCTTTGACGCAACTCAAACTTTACCATAAGCATTTGTCGAATCTTATCTAGCAACTCCACCAAATGAAGCCCCTTTGTTTTTATGATCCATGCATTGAATGACTCCGCCAAGTTATTGTTCACATAGTCCACCTTGCACCCTTCACCAAATTTGCTTCTAGCTCATAGATATTTGTGATGACTTTCAATGTATATTGTTAACCTAGAGTTTGTGTACAATTGATTCACATGATAGTTATGCTTTCTAAGGCTATATGTCAATGACGCTGGCCATAAGTTTTCATCAATCAACTTTCCCTTGAATGATTTGCCCAAGTTTGAAGCAAAATGCCTCATGCATTCCCTATGCTCTACTCTAGGAAACACATAATCCACTGCAGTTTCTAAACCCTTGCAAGCATCTGTGTGTATAGTCAATCCATGTGGAAACCCTATAACCTAACGCAAATTCTGTAGGAACCATGTCCAACTTTCTGTTGACTATGCCTCGAGGACACCATAAGCCACTGGAAAGAGCCAATTatgtgcatcaatggcacaagcagcTACTAACTGACCTCTAAACCTCCCATAAAGAGTTGTTGCATCCACTGCTAAATAAGGCCTGCAACCAGCTAAGAACCCACTCCAACATGCTTTGAATGAAACGAACACCCTTCTAAAACATTCTTTGTTCAAAATCTTGCCATTCACTTTATAATCCACCGTATGATGGTCAATCTCAACAACACTACCTGGGCACGCCTTCTCCACTTCAGCTTTGAAAGTGAATAATAAGTTAAAGCTTTCCTTCCATGGGCCATAAATCTTGTCAAGAGCAATTTCCTTGCCATAATACACTCTCATGTAAGGCACCAAAATGTTGTACTTCTCTTTAATCTTCTTTACCAGTTCAGTTGTACCAATGCATGGGTTATCTGTCACCCATTCTAATACTGCATCTGCACACCATCTACTTTTAGCTACCTTATGTGACCCTTTTCTTTCACTTGGACAAATGTGAGGAGATGGATTCACTTTGACCTGAATAATTGTACTATTCCACATACATGaagcatgtatcctccacttACACCTCTCAAATGCGCAATGAACAGTCATTCTTGTTGGCTCACTCTTTTCAATTACATAATCATACTCACCTTTGATGCAATAGGTAGCAAGTGCATTCCTAAATTCGGTCATCGATGCAAATGTGCTGCCTTTTTTTAAGGATGGATTATCTCTGTCATAATCATTTCTTGGTACATCATCACCCTCTCCTTGCTCATCCACCCCCATAGCTATgttttcctcctcctcctcttcatCGGTCTCTTCAAATTGTGCCCCTGTGAAAATGTCTCCATCATAGTCCTCAAATTCTAGCATATCCCACTTGTCAACAAACTCAGGATACTATCTCTCATCATCATCAGGTGCAGCAACTACTTCTATTAGTTCAACCTCATCATTGGGAATAATATGATTCATCCTATTTCATAGAAAATAACGACTTTAAGAACTCATATAGTAGCCAACATTTATAGAGAGTAGAGGGTTATGCTCCTTGCCTGGAGGAGACTGTTGCTGCTCTCAAGAATTTGAGCGCGAGCAGGGCCTCTGGATCCGGTCGCCTCCACTGCTAGCGGATTCCTCCCTCCCCGCGGCTGGCTTCCTCCCTCCCGGCACGGAGCAGCGGCTCGCAGATTCCTGGAGGCACTCGAGGCGACCTGGAGGCACGGGGTGCGGACCAAGAGAAGCGAATGGTCTGACGACGCAGGAAGGAAAGTCGATCTGATGGGGGCATGAACTGAGAGAAATGGCAATGGTGCGCGGGCGGCTCACCGTGCTTCCCTAGCGGTCGCGCGCGTCGATGTTGGCCTTCCAGCTGAGCAGCACCCTGACGACGTCGCGGTGGCCCTCGCACGCGGTGATGTGCAGCGCGGTGTCGCCGTCGAGGTTGATGCTGTTGATGTCGACGCCGCTGCGCAGCAGGCCCTCGATCCCCAGCGCGTCGCCCTGGcacgcgaagaagagcatgcaccaACTACTCGCGGATTCCTCCCTCCTGGTGGCGGTTGGGTTGGCTTCTTCCCTCCCAGCGGGGCGCCCCCATGAAGCAGCCTGTGGCCGGCGGCACGAGGCAGCAGCAGGTCCTTCCGGGCGGCTTCCTCCCTCACTCCGGGCGGCGGATTCGTCGAATTGGAGCTACTCCTGGCGGGGCTTGGGCGGATTCATCGAATTGGAGCTCCTCCCGGTGTGGCGGCTCCTCTCGGCGGGGCTTGGGCTTGCGGTGGAATTGGAGCTCGGGATCAGCTTGGAGCTCCTCCCGGCGTGGCTGCTGCCAGGCCGTTGAAGACGCATGCCGCCGCGCCGGTGAAGAAGACTCCTGTCGCGTCGCCGTTCCATCCGCCAGGCACCGCGTCGTGTCCGAAGATCCAAGAAGCAGGCTGCCAGGcgaaggagagagggagagttggAGTCGGGAGAAGCAGGCTGCTAGTCAGGCGTTGGGAGGAAGAGGAGAGGCGGCTGCGCAGAGTAGCGTGGCACAGGTAAGAGTGGAAGTGTGTAGTGGGCCCACCCTGTAAGTCACGTTAGAATGGACGGAGACGGCGACCAGGCGGATTTCTGAGCAAAGGGAACTAGTGTTGGTAAAACTGAGTAAGAAGAAAAACTAAGGGTAGCAACAAGTACCATGGCGAAATTAAGGGGACCAATGTAAAAAACCCTAGTTTAATTGTAATATATTGGGACGCTTGTTCGTCAACGCCGAGTTGGGCGCAACATCTTCAAGCATGTTCGTTGTGGCTGGAGTAAAGCCGTTCTAACTACTGCAACTGTAATTTATATAGACAAAATACTGTAAAAAAAACAGAAGCTGTCTGGTGGATTTAAACCGCGGCGAATAGGTCGCGTGTGTTGGTCAAAGGCAGATTCTAGGGAGTTTATATTTATCATTAGGTCGTATTATATCAGCTATCGTTGTATTATTGACTCCCTCATGACTCTTCATCGTTGTTCTAATCAGGTGGATCCACCACATTACGTCACATTAGCTATCGCACTATTCTCAACCTCCATCTATCTTTGTCCGGTACATAGCTTTTTAGCGCTAGCCTACAACTACCTTAGTATTACATCAATTTTTTTTACAAACTTTTAGTTACGATGAAACGTATTGTTTTATTAAAAAAAATACATCCTATTACATAATTAAGTAAATAAAATTACATAATTTATAAAAATAATATATCTTCAACATAAAATTAAAATACATAATTCATAAATATAAACGATAAACTACTATTCTCTTTCCCATCTTTCTCTTTCACCTCTTCTGTCACTTCATCCTCCAATTTAAGTTCCATGTCAATTTTTTCTAGGCTAATTTGTCGTCCATTTAGTGCTTTATTTGGCCGAATCATTGACCCAAGTAGATGAGACTCTTATCTTGAATCTTTTTATTGTCTTGATCTTACTATGTCTGAGTTATCTTGTCCTTTAGCTGAGCCATCAACTCTATCTTGCAGCCCCTAGTCGACTTGACTTATTATTCAGAACTCGATTATTTCACCGAACTGGCGctttgaattccactgccttgtgTTGCTCAGCTTCCTCAATCTCTTTATAAAGGAAAATACCTCGAGGCACTTTAGCTTTCGT of Zea mays cultivar B73 chromosome 8, Zm-B73-REFERENCE-NAM-5.0, whole genome shotgun sequence contains these proteins:
- the LOC103635551 gene encoding uncharacterized protein → MGNGLSPCLCPGYARGAAARLVFWGGSSRMADERPSITAGDVMAELPDQHLVCAADSFFIGLPVPALSPCERLVAGRTYFVLPAARFSCSQALTAATLSKLSPSSAANVPLAGAAASPFEYVTGSDGAPLIRILPEFIEKVITSCGGGKCGAVAAEQLCSTPELRKHYMQLVRARAERPWSPGLETISEADKRRRMPSPVRLVGLAKASSR